From one Suicoccus acidiformans genomic stretch:
- a CDS encoding LysM peptidoglycan-binding domain-containing protein, with protein MENTYNLLSKKNLTYSASILVAALAFAGQASDVQAQEAAQVDATVQSSLEVTTSETQTETPQASQVGTSVDSVSLVTAEVPTSSDVVETGSLDIEESLGQDVQPAEAQAQSTGIQERQVASYAATIVEPEATYTPKRHQVKHGEYLYSIGQRYGVSVQNLKDWNNLNSNVIYSNMSLIVEKPVANSVASTPVSQTQTAPVSTSQVAPQTYTIQRGDYLNKIARQHGVSVADLKAWNNLSSNLIHPNQKLYVSNPNVKPAVSNQPVAKPQAQAPTPSATQAAQTYTIQRGDYLNKIARQHGVSVADLKAWNNLSSNLIHPNQKLYVSNPNVKPAVSNQSVAKPQAQAPTPSATQAAQTYTIQRGDYLNKIARQHGVSVADLKAWNNLSSNLIHPNQKLYVSNPRVQAKPVSQPEPTAPKPVATQTQAAQTYTIQRGDYLNKIARQHGVSVADLKAWNNLSSNLIHPNQKLYVSNPNVKPAVSNQPVAKPQVQAQTPSATQAVQTYTIQRGDYLNKIARQHGVSVADLKTWNNLSSNLIHPNQKLYVSNPNVKSSPAGSAQETKGSNNESTQALTTPQAPTRVAQPAAVPTAPKTHTVQKGEYLYLIAKRHGVSVDQLKQWNNLSSNTLYTGTNLIVSDPTNVRGNVVAQESAIADKSMTYPALEENVRLARQLNVPFLSQHDPRWKDAPYGNDVSRTIWENGCGIVSLAMVDSYFKGELSNPADITKWAGLRHYQAGAGTKWSIFQDFANQYGYKMVNHGNNFDSAAAAIRNGSVGITSVQPGYFINGGHLMVLRGVDNGLVYVNDPYDSPKRKKQNSFKGHNESYMRRDGRNYWTFSKS; from the coding sequence GTGGAAAATACATATAATTTGTTATCAAAGAAAAATTTAACATACTCAGCCTCTATCCTCGTTGCAGCTTTAGCCTTTGCTGGCCAAGCCTCAGATGTTCAAGCACAAGAAGCAGCCCAAGTGGATGCAACTGTTCAAAGTTCCTTAGAAGTGACTACCAGTGAAACTCAAACAGAGACGCCCCAAGCTTCTCAAGTCGGTACTTCAGTAGATAGTGTCTCCCTTGTGACAGCTGAAGTACCAACGAGTTCAGACGTTGTTGAAACAGGATCCTTAGATATTGAGGAATCATTAGGCCAAGACGTTCAACCAGCCGAAGCCCAAGCCCAATCGACAGGGATACAAGAGCGTCAAGTTGCCTCCTATGCAGCCACCATTGTCGAACCAGAAGCGACATATACACCGAAACGTCATCAAGTTAAACACGGTGAATATTTATATTCCATTGGTCAGCGTTACGGCGTAAGCGTTCAGAATTTAAAGGACTGGAATAATTTAAATTCTAACGTCATCTATAGCAATATGAGTTTAATTGTGGAGAAACCTGTTGCGAATTCTGTGGCATCAACGCCAGTAAGTCAGACGCAAACTGCACCGGTTAGTACTTCACAAGTAGCACCGCAGACCTATACGATTCAACGTGGCGATTACTTAAACAAGATTGCCCGCCAACACGGCGTGAGTGTCGCTGACTTGAAAGCATGGAATAATTTAAGCTCGAACTTAATTCATCCAAACCAGAAGCTATATGTATCGAATCCAAATGTGAAGCCCGCAGTAAGTAACCAACCAGTAGCGAAGCCACAAGCTCAAGCACCAACCCCAAGTGCAACGCAAGCTGCCCAAACATACACAATCCAACGTGGCGATTACTTAAACAAAATTGCTCGTCAACACGGCGTGAGTGTCGCCGACTTGAAAGCATGGAATAATTTAAGCTCGAACTTAATTCATCCAAACCAGAAGCTATATGTATCGAATCCAAATGTGAAGCCCGCAGTAAGTAACCAATCAGTAGCGAAGCCACAAGCTCAAGCACCAACCCCAAGTGCAACGCAAGCTGCCCAAACATACACAATCCAACGCGGTGATTACTTAAACAAGATTGCCCGTCAACACGGCGTGAGTGTCGCCGACTTGAAAGCATGGAATAATTTAAGCTCGAACTTAATTCATCCAAACCAGAAATTATACGTGTCAAATCCACGGGTACAAGCTAAACCAGTTAGCCAACCAGAGCCGACAGCACCCAAACCGGTAGCTACTCAAACCCAAGCTGCCCAAACATACACAATCCAACGCGGTGATTACTTAAACAAGATTGCCCGTCAACACGGCGTGAGTGTCGCCGACTTGAAAGCATGGAATAATTTAAGCTCGAACTTAATTCATCCAAACCAGAAGCTATATGTATCGAATCCAAATGTGAAGCCCGCAGTAAGTAACCAACCAGTAGCGAAGCCACAAGTTCAAGCACAAACTCCAAGTGCAACGCAAGCGGTTCAAACATATACAATCCAACGCGGTGATTATTTAAACAAAATTGCCCGTCAACACGGCGTGAGTGTTGCTGATTTAAAGACTTGGAATAATTTAAGCTCGAACTTAATTCATCCAAACCAGAAGCTATATGTATCGAATCCAAATGTGAAGTCGTCTCCTGCAGGGTCCGCCCAAGAAACCAAGGGAAGTAATAATGAATCAACTCAAGCACTTACGACACCGCAAGCGCCAACGCGTGTGGCTCAACCAGCTGCTGTCCCAACTGCACCGAAAACCCATACGGTTCAAAAGGGTGAATACTTATACTTAATCGCGAAACGCCACGGCGTATCGGTTGATCAATTGAAACAGTGGAATAATTTGTCATCGAATACACTTTACACAGGTACAAACCTTATTGTGAGTGATCCAACGAATGTTCGTGGCAATGTTGTGGCTCAAGAGAGTGCGATTGCAGATAAGTCTATGACATATCCTGCTCTTGAAGAGAATGTACGCTTAGCCCGCCAATTAAATGTTCCTTTCTTATCTCAACATGACCCACGTTGGAAAGACGCACCTTATGGTAATGACGTTAGTCGTACCATTTGGGAGAATGGTTGCGGGATTGTTTCCTTAGCTATGGTTGATAGTTACTTCAAAGGCGAGTTATCGAATCCAGCAGATATTACCAAATGGGCTGGTTTACGCCACTATCAAGCGGGTGCAGGAACCAAGTGGAGTATTTTCCAAGACTTTGCTAATCAATATGGCTACAAGATGGTAAACCACGGGAACAACTTTGACTCAGCAGCAGCTGCTATCCGTAACGGAAGCGTCGGAATTACTTCGGTTCAACCTGGTTACTTTATTAACGGTGGTCACTTAATGGTTCTGCGTGGGGTGGATAATGGGCTGGTTTATGTAAACGACCCATATGACAGTCCTAAGCGGAAGAAGCAAAACTCGTTTAAAGGACATAATGAAAGCTATATGCGCCGTGATGGACGTAACTATTGGACATTTAGTAAAAGTTAA
- the secG gene encoding preprotein translocase subunit SecG, giving the protein MYTALQTALLIVSVLIIILVIMQPSKSNAASMLSGDDGQPKTKARGFESFLIRATTVLAVLFFVLAIAMAMIAK; this is encoded by the coding sequence TTGTACACAGCATTACAAACAGCTCTACTTATTGTATCTGTATTAATCATCATATTAGTTATTATGCAACCATCGAAAAGCAATGCCGCAAGTATGCTCTCAGGCGATGATGGTCAACCGAAGACAAAAGCTCGTGGCTTTGAATCATTCCTTATTCGAGCAACCACAGTGCTAGCAGTACTATTCTTTGTCCTTGCAATTGCCATGGCAATGATTGCCAAGTAA
- a CDS encoding alpha/beta hydrolase has protein sequence MNQTPFKGAKFYENNSSPLGLVFLHAYTGTPNDFNLIARQLNREEGYEILSPLFKGHGTANVSDLFEASPEDWVQEAAEAIYWMRQRHEDVLVFGLSMGGIITTQMLAENQGDVRGGGVFNSPVLTKKPVDVTRFFKQYAQAIYKRNQGLEAYQADEAELVAKHQAQMADLEDFKAHLQPKLKQITQPFFLAQSGQDEMIDASDASLLKQALENADVQSHWYPDNTHVITVNRNRDAFVEDLTAFIQSFI, from the coding sequence ATGAACCAAACACCGTTTAAGGGAGCGAAATTCTATGAAAATAATAGTAGTCCATTAGGCCTTGTGTTCTTACATGCTTATACGGGGACCCCGAATGATTTTAACTTAATTGCACGGCAATTAAATCGTGAAGAAGGCTATGAAATTTTAAGTCCGCTCTTCAAGGGCCATGGCACAGCCAATGTGTCAGATTTATTTGAAGCTAGTCCGGAAGATTGGGTCCAGGAAGCTGCCGAAGCGATTTATTGGATGCGGCAGAGACATGAGGATGTTCTAGTCTTTGGTTTATCCATGGGAGGAATTATCACCACCCAGATGCTAGCGGAAAACCAAGGCGATGTTCGAGGTGGCGGTGTCTTTAATTCTCCGGTTCTGACGAAGAAGCCAGTTGACGTGACGCGCTTTTTTAAGCAGTATGCCCAGGCCATCTATAAGCGCAATCAAGGTCTAGAAGCCTACCAGGCAGATGAAGCAGAGCTGGTTGCCAAGCATCAGGCGCAAATGGCCGATTTGGAAGACTTTAAAGCGCATCTGCAACCAAAGCTTAAGCAAATTACACAGCCCTTCTTCTTAGCACAATCAGGTCAAGACGAGATGATCGATGCCTCAGATGCAAGTTTATTAAAGCAAGCTTTAGAGAATGCAGATGTTCAGTCACACTGGTATCCAGACAATACGCATGTTATTACTGTTAATCGCAACCGAGATGCATTTGTCGAAGATTTAACAGCCTTTATTCAGTCATTTATCTAG